In the Cygnus atratus isolate AKBS03 ecotype Queensland, Australia chromosome 10, CAtr_DNAZoo_HiC_assembly, whole genome shotgun sequence genome, ACGGCGTGCCTTGGTGCAGCTGTCCTTCCCCCCTTTCCACTGCTAGCTTGTCCCTCTGCGCTCTCAGCATTTCATGTTTCACTGGTTCCTGTAGCAAGCCGCAGCTTCCAGTCTGTGCTGGTGCCTTGGGAGGTGACGTCCGAGGTTCTTACCCGTTGCAGTGCTCCTTGGGCGTTGATTTTTCTCGCGCGCTGCCTTCTGAGCGGATTTTGGCTTGGCCTGTGCTCGTGCTTCTGGCCGCATCGATTTTATGTTAATGAGATTCCTGAAAGGTTGGCCGTTTCGGTGGTCCGCCTGCTCGacttttttctgtgctgctggtgggacGGCTTTGATTTTTAGCAGCAAAAGCAGCGGAAGCATGGTGCCGTGGTTGAGGTTGACAGTAATATTTATGTGTGCACCTCAACAGGCTGTCGTCGGAATTTTAGAAGCtataaactttttaaagtcGAGACGTGCATTGCGCAAAAGCGGCTGGCTTCTCCTGCCCCAGGGAAGTGTCGTTGCTGGCCCTGGCAGACGTATGAAGTATAGACTCTTTCAGCAAGTTGtgacatgaaataaattattcttgcTCAAATCGCGCACTGCCAGTTGCCTCACCGTACTTGTTTCGTATAACTTATTCCATAATACTTTTGcataagtaatttttttctttttctcttttaagtctAATAGAAGAAGGCGGAGACTGGGATAGGAGAAATCGTCTAAAAGTGTACCAGGGTCTGTACTGTGTAGCTATTCGAGATTTCAAACAGGCAGCGGAGCTCTTCCTCGACACAGTTTCAACGTTTACGTCCTATGAACTTATGGATTACAAAACGTTTGTAACATACACTGTCTACGTCAGCATGATTGCGTTAGACAGGCCTGACCTCAGGGAAAAGGTAAGCGTGGGTTCAAACAAACCCAGCCTTTCTTTCTATCTCCATGCTGaaagtaataatatttaaaCGTGGTTTTTTTTGGGTTTGCTTTCAGGTTATTAAAGGAGCAGAGATTCTGGAAGTGTTACATAGTTTGCCTGCTGTACGACAGTATCTCTTCTCCCTTTACGAATGCAGTTATGCagcctttttccagtcactagGTGAGTTGTTTCTTACAACAGTATTTCGGGTGCTACAGTTGCTTGTTTCAGATCATTCACAACTTTTGTGGAGTAGCTACAGTCTAGAACTAGAGCTTCTTTACGCAGGAAACAAAAGGTCTTTCTTTTAAGCAGTGACCTGAAATTTGTTGctctctgatttaaaaaaaaataaaaatcttcacatACAGTGAGCCTTACGAAAGGTCACCtctgattattttcaaattcttttccaCCCAGCTGTGGAGCACCATCTTACATGAAGAACCAGGCCAAATGGGAaagttttgaaagttttatCTTTGAACTAAATTACAGGCCTTATGAAGATGCTGACATCTCAGACTGTAAAAGAAATTACACAGGAAGTTTTCATTGTTGCCGTTACCACTGCTGCTACCAGGCTTTCTGGTCCGGTTTGTGTGTAAAAGGGTGACGCTtaagaaaatcttttcagaaaactttctCCGTTCTTGGCAGTTCTTTTATTTagaatagaagaaaatcagacatttagaaagagcaaaaaagaacCCTTCCTTTTGTGGAAGACGAGGCCTGACGAGATTAAAATGAAGGCCAGTGTTTTTCTATTGCTGGTCTTGCCACAAGCTGAGAACTAAGTGTCAGCAGGAGAAAAAGTCGTAGTTCCTGGAAATCCGTGTAAGTAACTTACTTGTTGTAACCAGacagttaattttatttcattacctGGCTTTGGGTAAGAACGTTTCTTCAGGTAGATACACACCAACACACCAACACCTGCTTGCATCTCAGCACCACGTTACGCCAACGTGGCTGCAGGTTTCGGCCCTCACTTCGAGCGAGGTGATTCCCCCTGCAGTACACGGGAGAGAGTCGCTGACATCCTAGAAGTATTCTGTGCTGACAAATTAGCTTTGCCACAATACTATTTGCATCTTACTACTGCTTCTGGTTGTAGAACTAATACAgttttacaaatttatttatgGAGAATACTTTGCATTCTTGCATATTCCTGGGTATGAAGTGTTGTTTTGATCACACAGATTATTTATTAACCAGTGTTGTATATATTGAATTTGCCTAAGTGATATTTTACGTTTCTTACAGattagaaattcattttttttctttttcctcctttcagctATTGTAGAGCAAGAGATGAAGAAAGATTGGCTGTTTGCACCTCACTATCGATACTACGTGCGGGAAATGAGAATCCATGCATACAGCCAGCTCCTCGAGTCTTACCGGTCGTTGACATTAGGATACATGGCGGAAGCATTTGGAGTCAGCGTAGAATTCATAGATCAGTAAGTTGTTTAGCTTTTTAAGTTTATAAAGATCTCACtttacacattttaattatttataatgatctcatgaataaaaatctttgttttactttgtaaaCCCGCCAAGTTAAATTTAGCCAAGCTCTTCCTTCCATAGAAACATAAGTGAATCTtgtttcagtaaagaaaatagtttGAGAGCAGTCTGTGGTGACAACTGTTCCagtcctcctttctttctgaggGCCATCTGAGAAACTAGTCTCTTACTAGTAACTTTGTTCTTTATACTGGTATTTCTGTGGACCTTCATAAGCCATGAAACTTAGTATTTTAGAAGACGACTTAGTTCACAGATACgccaaagtaaatatttcagctttaagGATCGACACATTTTATCTGCCCTACACGTCTCCTTCGTTtagttttgcttgctttctggtACACGAACAGGATGTGATGTTTTTCACTTAAATCAGATATACATTGCAGTCTCGGTTTCCAATTCCTTTTCTAgtataaaaaaaggaaagtcagATTTAGATCAGATGAGAACTACTGTGAAGTGTGTTAGTTTATATGAGAACTATTGGGAGGTGAGAAATTGACTTTTACCTTGATTATGTatgtgaaatgctttgtttcaaaTGCTTTCACAGGAATCATTCTTCTTTCataaagaaatttcagattttctaaCATAGAAAAGTGTTACAGAAATATGAGTACTGCTTGAAATACTCAGAAATGAATTAATAGGTGTTTCAAGAGAAACCAAATACCATTCAATTCAGAGGTAAATGTTTAAGTCATACTAGCTCTTCTGCTTCTCGTTAATTTAGTATTAGTTGTAACTTGTCTTACTGTATATCccagaaattttgtttgtttgttgacaTCAGCAATGTCCTGTGAGCCACCcgttcattaagaaaaaaaaaaaaagagacagcatATTTAGAACTACCAGAAAATAAGAAACCTTTATTAAGggacttttaaaatgaattgacTGGCACGACGATACTTACAGGATAAATTCTGAATGTGTGTATTATGTGACTGCCGCCTTTGAATTTGAGCAGTAATTGAAGCTAAGCTAAACAACAAGTCTCACTTTAACTCCAGAGTGAGAGTTTGgcctgagaagaaaatattaagacGTTTTGCATTCAGCTTGCTGTAGTGATTGTTCTTGTTTCATGTCCAAGCACTAATAAGATCAGGGTGTGTAAGATACCTTATGAAAATACATAGAGGTTGCTGCTTCAGAAATATTGTGTTGACGGTGTTGTTTTGTCCGCAGGCTATCAATGTGAGCAGGTTCTGTGCTGCTAGGCCTGCAGGTCCTTGGTGAAGTATCATTTaaccaactttttttctcttttcttaggGAGCTTTCAAGATTTATTGCAGCTGGGCGATTACACTGCAAAATAGACAAAGTAAATGAGATTGTAGAAACTAACAGGTACGTTATCAATTCCTAGAAATCGTATTTCACACCCCAGTTGAATTCTGTACATTTTGATCACACTTACTACGTAAATGTAAGTTTCTTGGTGTAAAACATGGTCTCAATTCTAAGCACCTTTTtattctcaatttttttttaggcCTGATAGCAAGAATTGGCAGTACCAAGAAACCATCAAGAAAGGAGATTTGCTGCTAAACAGAGTTCAGAAACTTTCCAGAGTAATTAATATGTAATTTTTGTAATGCAAGGGAATGCAAAATGTagatgtttaaaacattttggaagtATCCTATAAATATATTGTATAACTTGGTATActgtaggtttaaaaaaaaatactagcaGGAGAGGTAGTGTTTTTACTTTCCACTTCATTATGTAAGCCATGTTCTGTTTTGGTGTATGGATCCCAGTTCATTTATTAAATGTATGATACAATTGATCTCTTGGaatatattttgttcctttACTTGCCTGCCTATGCAGTGTTCAATATTTAACAGCAAAGCAAGGTCAAGGTCCGAACAGAAAGAACTAATGCTTCTAAAACGGTGGTGTTTTTAAGACTTCTGTATTTGAatcaaaaatgaagagaaacaggtGCATAATATTATATAGCCAAAAATGTTAGTTGAGTTTGTATGTTATCCAGATAGTGTGAATTCTTGTTATAAGATTACAGTGTAAGGAAGAGGAATAAGGATGCGAATGACCCGTAGAGCACTAATACAACCATGAAAACCGTAAAGACTATAATTTTGGGAACACCTACAACTATAAGTGTGGCATTTTAGCTGCTGAAAAGAAAGCTAGCCCATTAGCAAAGCATTACATTTGAAATCACTTCCTCTTAGATTTGCAGCTGTCACAAGATACTACTGCAGGTTAAGGCAATTGATCAAATACTGTGGAGGGTTATGGTTTCATTCTTGACAGGTGCTAAGGAATAAATATcgttttgtcttttttgtctgCCTCCAGTAAATTCTAGCAAGGCTCTTAGTGTTATCTAGAAAAATGCTAATAGCATTAGAGAATTTTTaaagacccccccccctttgGAAAGATTTTGACTTCGCTCAGTCATTTTATGATCTGAGCCTAGGCCTGTGAAGGAGGATCTGGGAGGAACCTGCAGGGCTTCTTAACAAAACTTTTTAGGCAAGAGCTGGCAGGAAATAGTCACAGCAATTTTACCTGAAGAATTTTAAGGCTCCTGGCAGCAGTTTGGCCTCTCAGCCACGCCAAATAATGGGCGGTCACAGAGAAAGGCAACACCTTCTGGAGTCCACAGCTGGATACACAGCAAGAACAGCTACTTACATTGCTCtcctggaagaaggaaagagtgATCATCTGCTacatagtctttttttttcaaaaagagtaGGACTGCTGAGGGGTCCAGGGTGGTCAGGTCCTGAGATGATCAAGTGAGAGCCATGATCAAGAGCATAACATTCTCTATTCTAACATTTTTAACTGCCTACTTCAATTTCCCTGTCACTCAGAAGTGACAggatttctgcttcctttaaaACCTGAagtaacttttctttccttgtccaATGATCTTgttactttttcctttatttctatatcaatttcaatttatttaattCTGATCGTATCTCTCTGACACACCCATTCATGCCTCAGCCCTGACGCTTTACTGGGGATTTATAGTCCACGTGCAAAAGTTGTACATTCTGTCTTGTAATTTCATCCCGTGCAGCTCCCTGAACTAACGCCATTCTCCAATTTCCCTCTGGAAGGCTGACTTAACGCTagcactgcagcagccagaCCCAGAGATTGATtccaagctgcagccccccccccccccccgatgctttctgctgtgctctgcaatACACGCACTGTTGTTAAGCCGCAGGAACAcaggaagagggggaaggaggtgggggTATTACAGATTGTGTGGGTAAAGCTCTTCTACAGAACAGGTGGAATCTATTTTGCGTGCAAACATCCTTCGGCTCACCTGTCTCTGCTGGCCTGTCAAAGACTCCACTTGTTTTCTCACTGGAGACTGGGCTCCAAAGTTTGAGCTCTGGGTCTTGCAGACGACAGACAAATCACTcgcttttgaaaaaataagtaaattacCTGTTGTGGCCGGGAAGGGCTGCGGATGGATGGACACTTCCAGCACTGTTGGAGAGCTGCTAAACCAAAGCAACAGCGTGCTGGCCTTGCTCATGCTCAGGAAAGACTTTACATGGATTTGGCGACAGATGTCAACTACAGCCATTTCTCTCTGGCTCGGACACAGCCTGTTGACTGCGTGTCTCAGGCCAGTTTTCATCCTTCGCAATAAAGTTTGAATCCAGGTTAAACAACTTCAGAAAAGGTTTTTGAGAGTCCCCTGAAGTTCGGtgggccagaaaaaaaagaaacaaacaaacaaaacaagcacacGCTGCTTCTCTGCGACAAAGATCCCATGCTGCTTGTTAGGAACGAATCCAATCGCTAATGCAGCACTCAGCCAAAGCACTGAGGAAAGCATTCAGTCAAATTAAGAGTCCCATGGTGGATCACACAAGCCACGTGTGTTTGATTATTTGTTGCAGCAG is a window encoding:
- the PSMD6 gene encoding 26S proteasome non-ATPase regulatory subunit 6; this translates as MPLENLEEEGLPKNPDLRIAQLRFLLSLRPRAPDPAARDELMAAVRLHDMAPYYEALCKSLEWQVDTELLNKMKKANEEELKRLDNELEDAEKILGESEIRDAMMAKAEYLCRIGDKEGALTAFRKTYDKTVALGHRLDIVFYLLRIGLFYMDNDLITRNIEKAKSLIEEGGDWDRRNRLKVYQGLYCVAIRDFKQAAELFLDTVSTFTSYELMDYKTFVTYTVYVSMIALDRPDLREKVIKGAEILEVLHSLPAVRQYLFSLYECSYAAFFQSLAIVEQEMKKDWLFAPHYRYYVREMRIHAYSQLLESYRSLTLGYMAEAFGVSVEFIDQELSRFIAAGRLHCKIDKVNEIVETNRPDSKNWQYQETIKKGDLLLNRVQKLSRVINM